A single genomic interval of Thermoplasmata archaeon harbors:
- a CDS encoding AbrB/MazE/SpoVT family DNA-binding domain-containing protein, producing the protein MEYVQDTKLTIRGSRRRTTIPKAIVERLGLSNGSSIRWVLFRDGKIIVLPVSVTIRRAVPPRGSVCSSPSRRNTVFPRKKS; encoded by the coding sequence GTGGAGTACGTTCAGGACACCAAACTGACCATAAGGGGCTCGCGCAGGCGTACCACCATTCCCAAGGCGATTGTGGAGAGGCTTGGGCTCTCCAACGGTAGCAGCATACGCTGGGTGCTCTTCAGGGATGGTAAAATTATCGTACTCCCGGTGTCCGTGACTATCCGGCGCGCGGTTCCCCCTCGGGGCTCGGTCTGCTCCTCCCCCTCTCGCCGGAATACCGTATTCCCGCGGAAGAAGTCGTGA
- a CDS encoding sulfite exporter TauE/SafE family protein encodes MLMIFFFAFIYELVDSSLGQGYGTLGTPTFVLLGFNPKVVVPAILLSQATGGLVGAYFHNRFRNVDFNGWGTGDAKKVYFIVVCGITGVIVSSAIGIRLSGTVLSYYIGIVVLVMGALILSGVTIRFTWLRMGVIGGISAFNKGISGGGYGPVVAGGQTIIGVDAKAAVGVTDLAEAPICLAGFAVWKLLGGTPVVEVTLPMCVGAGLAPVIGAYITFKTPPRLFKRVLGVVLLILGALCLFKILNP; translated from the coding sequence ATGCTGATGATTTTTTTCTTCGCTTTCATCTACGAGCTGGTCGACTCCTCGCTGGGGCAGGGCTATGGGACCCTTGGCACCCCGACCTTTGTTCTTCTCGGGTTCAACCCGAAGGTTGTGGTTCCGGCTATACTGCTCTCGCAGGCGACAGGGGGCCTTGTCGGCGCCTACTTCCACAACCGCTTCAGAAACGTTGACTTCAACGGCTGGGGGACTGGGGACGCAAAAAAGGTCTATTTCATCGTCGTCTGCGGAATTACGGGCGTGATAGTGTCTAGCGCTATTGGAATCAGGCTCTCCGGGACGGTTCTCTCGTATTATATCGGAATCGTGGTGCTGGTGATGGGCGCGCTGATTCTCTCTGGAGTTACCATCAGATTCACATGGCTCAGAATGGGCGTGATAGGGGGCATCAGCGCCTTCAACAAGGGTATATCGGGCGGAGGCTACGGACCGGTCGTCGCCGGGGGCCAGACCATAATTGGAGTTGACGCAAAAGCCGCCGTCGGTGTGACGGACCTCGCTGAGGCCCCCATCTGCCTCGCAGGCTTCGCCGTCTGGAAGTTACTCGGCGGTACGCCGGTCGTAGAGGTGACCCTGCCGATGTGCGTCGGCGCGGGCCTGGCACCCGTTATCGGCGCCTATATAACCTTCAAGACACCGCCCCGTCTCTTTAAAAGAGTGCTCGGCGTCGTTCTCCTGATTCTCGGGGCGCTCTGTTTATTCAAAATTCTCAACCCCTGA
- a CDS encoding nucleoside monophosphate kinase, with protein MPKNIVIFGAPGAGKGTLAEKIKKLSPVVHISTGDLLRENVREGTELGRKAKSFMDAGKLVPDELVIDMVRERLSRDDIGERGFLLDGFPRTLEQARALDEFSRVDAVIVIDIKKEELRKRILGRRSCPKCGKIYNIYNPELMPKREGVCDADGERLIQRADDNEETFEKRWSTYLEQSEGVIKYYSRRPELVHHIDGTRTMNVSDEELRKIVA; from the coding sequence ATGCCAAAAAATATCGTAATATTCGGCGCGCCGGGGGCCGGAAAGGGAACGCTTGCGGAGAAGATAAAGAAGCTGAGCCCGGTCGTCCACATAAGCACCGGAGACCTCTTGCGAGAAAACGTGCGCGAAGGGACCGAGCTCGGGAGGAAGGCAAAGAGCTTTATGGACGCGGGGAAGCTTGTTCCTGACGAGCTGGTCATAGACATGGTCAGGGAGAGGCTTTCCAGGGATGACATTGGGGAGAGGGGCTTTCTGCTCGACGGCTTTCCCCGGACGCTCGAGCAGGCGAGGGCGCTCGATGAGTTCTCAAGGGTCGACGCGGTCATCGTGATCGACATAAAGAAGGAGGAGCTGAGGAAGCGCATCCTCGGCAGGCGCTCATGCCCTAAGTGCGGGAAGATATACAATATCTACAACCCCGAGCTCATGCCCAAAAGGGAGGGCGTGTGCGACGCCGACGGCGAGAGGCTCATCCAGCGCGCGGACGATAACGAGGAGACTTTCGAGAAACGCTGGAGCACCTACCTCGAGCAGTCGGAGGGCGTGATAAAGTACTACTCCAGGAGGCCGGAGCTGGTTCACCACATCGACGGGACGCGCACAATGAACGTCTCTGATGAGGAGCTAAGGAAGATAGTCGCCTGA
- a CDS encoding arginine decarboxylase, pyruvoyl-dependent produces MLEGGSHVPKKVFFVKGVGKHKEKLTSFEMALRDAGIEKFNLVRVSSILPPHCKLVSKEEGLKELQPGQIVYVVMSECAGNEPNRLIAASIGASMPLDSSAFGYLSEHHAFGQNEQMAGDYAEDLAAYMLASMHGIQLDMTKDYDEQKDIFTIGGKPVKTRNITQSAVCDKNGLWTTAIAAAVFIL; encoded by the coding sequence ATGCTCGAGGGAGGCTCCCACGTCCCCAAGAAGGTCTTCTTCGTCAAAGGTGTAGGTAAGCACAAGGAGAAGCTGACGAGCTTCGAAATGGCTCTCAGGGACGCCGGCATCGAGAAATTCAATCTCGTGCGCGTCTCCTCCATCCTACCGCCCCACTGTAAGCTCGTGAGCAAGGAGGAAGGTCTGAAGGAACTCCAACCCGGGCAGATAGTCTATGTCGTGATGAGCGAATGCGCCGGCAATGAGCCCAACCGCCTGATCGCGGCCTCCATAGGGGCCTCGATGCCTCTGGACTCCTCTGCCTTCGGCTATTTAAGCGAGCACCACGCTTTCGGGCAGAACGAGCAGATGGCGGGGGATTACGCCGAGGACCTCGCGGCCTACATGCTCGCGAGTATGCACGGAATTCAGCTAGACATGACCAAGGACTACGACGAGCAAAAGGACATCTTCACGATAGGAGGAAAACCGGTCAAGACGCGCAACATCACTCAGAGCGCGGTCTGCGACAAGAACGGCCTCTGGACCACTGCCATAGCCGCGGCGGTCTTCATTCTTTGA
- a CDS encoding adenylate kinase family protein, whose protein sequence is MRVALSGTPGTGKSSVARELRGLGEKVVDLNELARQRGLLGRSDRRRRTREVDLHRLNKVVRREFSGGRVFLEGHLSHLLDVDRAVVLRCSPRVLRRRLRARGYPEAKVRENSLAEALDTITIEAVGRLGKRSVVELDATRRSPRSLALEIAKIARRGFRGGRPPGSVDFSDDVLRNHNYYIRNNPARD, encoded by the coding sequence ATGAGAGTAGCGCTGAGTGGGACCCCCGGCACCGGCAAGAGCTCGGTGGCCCGGGAGCTGCGCGGGCTTGGGGAGAAGGTTGTGGACCTGAACGAGCTCGCCCGCCAGCGTGGCCTTCTCGGGAGGAGCGACCGGCGGAGGAGGACTCGGGAGGTCGACCTCCACCGCCTGAACAAGGTCGTGCGGAGGGAGTTCTCCGGAGGGAGGGTCTTCCTCGAGGGGCACCTCTCGCACCTTCTCGATGTTGACAGGGCGGTCGTGCTCAGGTGCAGCCCGCGAGTCCTCAGGCGAAGGCTGAGGGCGAGGGGCTACCCAGAGGCCAAGGTCAGGGAGAACAGCCTAGCAGAGGCGCTGGACACAATAACGATCGAAGCGGTCGGGCGGCTCGGGAAGAGGAGTGTGGTGGAGCTGGACGCGACGCGCAGGAGCCCACGCAGTCTTGCCCTCGAGATAGCGAAAATCGCGCGCCGGGGCTTCAGGGGAGGTCGCCCTCCAGGCAGCGTGGACTTCTCGGACGACGTGCTGCGAAACCATAATTATTACATAAGAAATAACCCAGCCCGGGACTGA
- a CDS encoding CDP-alcohol phosphatidyltransferase family protein, giving the protein MVLEEYREQAEPYLTPVARWFVHTHPNTMTWLAFFFAVIAGLTFHATSYLGGGGVYILLPGSAMIFLSALFDALDGRVARMRRMESRRGDFLDHVLDRYADVAIIGGISVSPFCDFRIGLLAILGVVFASYMGTQAQAVGVRRNYSGMLARADRLVLLIAAPLAQMGVEMSEWIGWIASDHRMHFTVAGFPVALSIIELMMIWFAVAGHTTAVQRAVSTWNELSERERGEGGDRKDLGKHGARRERRERMRRGPTSREGGNGRPGGDERGDEGK; this is encoded by the coding sequence ATGGTGCTGGAGGAGTATAGGGAGCAGGCTGAGCCCTACCTAACCCCTGTTGCGAGGTGGTTCGTCCACACCCACCCCAACACGATGACTTGGCTCGCCTTTTTCTTTGCCGTCATCGCGGGCCTGACCTTCCATGCAACATCCTATCTGGGCGGCGGAGGTGTCTATATCCTCCTCCCTGGCAGTGCCATGATATTCCTGAGCGCCCTCTTCGACGCCCTCGATGGTCGGGTGGCGCGGATGCGCAGGATGGAGTCAAGGCGTGGTGACTTCCTCGACCATGTTCTCGACAGGTATGCCGATGTTGCGATAATCGGCGGGATATCGGTTAGCCCCTTCTGCGACTTTCGCATCGGCCTTTTGGCGATTTTGGGTGTCGTCTTTGCCTCATACATGGGGACGCAGGCGCAGGCGGTCGGGGTGAGGAGGAACTACAGCGGAATGCTCGCCCGAGCCGACAGGCTCGTTCTTTTAATAGCGGCACCACTCGCTCAGATGGGCGTGGAGATGTCGGAGTGGATAGGCTGGATCGCTTCGGACCACAGGATGCACTTCACCGTCGCTGGCTTCCCTGTGGCTCTCTCGATTATCGAGCTGATGATGATATGGTTCGCCGTCGCCGGCCACACCACCGCCGTCCAGCGCGCCGTGAGCACCTGGAACGAGCTGAGTGAGCGTGAGAGGGGAGAAGGAGGCGACAGGAAGGACCTTGGGAAACATGGGGCGCGCAGGGAGAGGCGTGAGAGGATGAGGAGGGGCCCCACTAGCCGGGAGGGAGGGAACGGGAGACCGGGAGGAGATGAAAGGGGTGATGAGGGGAAATGA
- a CDS encoding Ig-like domain-containing protein has product MNGNASRTEALSGSGPPLELNAPGGFRYNPPRPAPQTTHPFPYSSFHAHAPALVCVILLILLLLFPLPSHATAASPDGSRAGSPELYIAITFPANGSVVGGEVCVTGEASGPQGAALVVQVSIDGGPWSAAAGNRSWSWVWSTFASGDGEHVLRARVSDGTAEAFAEIRVIVDNTPPPARISSALPAFGRTDAIEGELIEFAVTLEGGSGAEAVLWLVDGELWAAGKGNLSFCHSFPPGSAGNHSVEARVVRGDETLDLRLWSVEVRPPNRPPSVISHRPREFNLSCGEGEALNFSIEALDPDGEALGFSWSLDGLPVGEDEPWAIIKIESAGEHVVEVIVSDGNATALQRWNVTAVALRGVGIIDLVPLAVYFIAAAAAGVVYGRRKRGEVSPPKRWAPGELKECGNSEESGYAPARNDGRS; this is encoded by the coding sequence ATGAATGGAAACGCGAGCCGTACAGAGGCCCTTAGCGGTAGCGGTCCGCCTCTGGAACTGAACGCTCCCGGAGGCTTCCGATACAACCCCCCACGGCCCGCTCCCCAGACCACGCATCCCTTCCCTTACTCGTCGTTTCATGCCCACGCTCCTGCCCTCGTTTGCGTCATTCTCCTGATTCTCCTTCTCCTGTTCCCGCTCCCGTCCCACGCGACCGCCGCCTCTCCAGATGGCTCCCGCGCCGGTTCACCTGAGCTATACATTGCCATCACCTTCCCCGCTAACGGGAGCGTGGTCGGGGGTGAGGTCTGCGTTACGGGCGAGGCGTCCGGCCCTCAGGGTGCCGCGCTTGTGGTTCAGGTCTCCATTGACGGCGGTCCCTGGTCCGCGGCGGCGGGTAACCGGAGTTGGAGCTGGGTGTGGAGCACCTTCGCCTCCGGCGATGGTGAGCATGTCCTGCGCGCAAGGGTCTCGGACGGGACTGCAGAGGCTTTTGCGGAGATCAGAGTCATCGTGGACAACACACCCCCACCGGCCAGAATATCCAGTGCGCTGCCAGCGTTCGGCCGAACCGACGCCATTGAAGGAGAGTTGATTGAATTCGCTGTCACACTCGAGGGCGGGAGCGGGGCCGAGGCCGTGCTCTGGCTGGTGGACGGAGAGCTTTGGGCGGCTGGAAAGGGCAACCTCTCATTCTGCCACTCATTCCCCCCCGGCTCAGCAGGAAACCATTCCGTCGAAGCGAGGGTGGTCAGGGGGGATGAAACTCTGGACCTGCGCCTATGGTCTGTTGAGGTCAGACCGCCCAACCGGCCGCCCTCGGTCATATCACACAGGCCGCGCGAGTTCAACCTGAGCTGTGGGGAGGGTGAGGCGCTCAACTTCAGCATTGAGGCCCTCGACCCTGACGGCGAAGCACTGGGCTTCTCCTGGAGTCTGGACGGCCTGCCAGTCGGTGAAGATGAGCCGTGGGCGATTATTAAAATTGAATCGGCTGGAGAGCACGTTGTCGAGGTGATAGTGTCTGATGGCAACGCAACGGCCCTCCAGAGGTGGAATGTGACCGCGGTTGCGCTCCGGGGCGTCGGCATCATCGACCTCGTCCCACTCGCTGTTTATTTCATCGCCGCCGCCGCGGCGGGCGTGGTATACGGAAGGAGAAAGAGGGGGGAGGTCAGCCCGCCGAAACGCTGGGCACCCGGGGAGCTGAAGGAATGCGGGAACTCCGAGGAATCGGGATACGCCCCGGCCCGAAATGATGGCCGAAGTTGA
- a CDS encoding HD domain-containing protein produces the protein MTKEKRPGYIHMGMKARGELGEMIRGNRKALRLLERLEGDEYIQGLLEMANIVVVGRLGYNDHGLTHSRIVARNALRILRLLREGGVQPNIEKEKTGSLEDAECVVMAAAYLHDLGNAIHRNVHYLHTLVLCEDFLDSAYMDLYGSERRRLARLKCATLEAIYTHDEEVEAISVEGGCVKVGDGTDMAGGRARIPFQRGKKDIHSISALAINDVRIIKGEEKPVRIEVEMSCSAGIFQIQNVLGGKIRTSGIKQHFEVVGIVNARDRDQIFERIEL, from the coding sequence GTGACGAAGGAGAAAAGACCTGGGTATATTCATATGGGGATGAAGGCTAGGGGCGAACTCGGCGAGATGATCCGGGGCAACAGGAAGGCGCTCAGACTGCTGGAGAGGCTCGAGGGCGATGAGTACATCCAGGGGCTTCTAGAGATGGCGAACATCGTCGTCGTCGGCAGGCTCGGTTACAACGACCACGGCCTTACTCACTCGCGCATCGTTGCCCGGAACGCGCTACGAATTCTAAGGCTTCTGAGGGAGGGGGGCGTCCAGCCCAACATAGAAAAGGAAAAAACGGGGAGCTTAGAGGACGCGGAGTGCGTGGTGATGGCGGCGGCATACCTGCACGACTTGGGGAACGCGATTCACAGGAACGTTCACTACCTCCACACCCTCGTCCTCTGCGAGGACTTCCTCGATTCGGCATACATGGACCTCTACGGGAGTGAGAGGAGGAGGCTGGCGCGCCTGAAGTGCGCGACCTTAGAGGCCATTTACACACACGACGAGGAAGTGGAGGCGATAAGCGTCGAGGGAGGCTGTGTGAAGGTCGGGGACGGGACCGACATGGCAGGCGGGAGGGCCCGCATACCTTTTCAGAGGGGGAAAAAAGACATCCACTCGATATCCGCGCTGGCAATAAACGACGTTAGAATTATAAAAGGCGAGGAGAAGCCCGTTAGAATCGAGGTCGAGATGAGCTGCTCGGCCGGCATCTTCCAGATTCAGAACGTCCTCGGAGGAAAGATAAGGACTTCAGGAATCAAGCAGCATTTCGAGGTGGTGGGCATAGTCAACGCCCGCGATAGGGACCAGATATTCGAGAGAATAGAACTTTGA